Proteins from a single region of Nakamurella deserti:
- a CDS encoding phosphoribosylaminoimidazolesuccinocarboxamide synthase: MNSVDDLVRIASGKVRDLYAVDDELLLMVASDRISAYDHVLPTPIPDKGRILTAMSMFWFELLAPAVAHHVVAVDDPRIPADVRGRAMLVRRLDMVPVECVARGYLTGSGLSDYRRTGAVCGVDLPAGLVESSKLPSPIFTPATKADLGDHDENVSFEVVAAQVGPDLATELRDTTLRIYATAADHAAGRGIILADTKFEFGHRDGALVLGDEVLTPDSSRFWPADRYREGRVQPSFDKQYVRDWLTSADSGWDRATDTPPPPLPDEVTRVTRERYVAAYEQISGLRFDDWIG; the protein is encoded by the coding sequence GTGAACAGCGTCGACGACCTCGTCCGTATCGCCTCCGGGAAGGTCCGCGACCTCTACGCCGTGGACGACGAGCTGCTGCTGATGGTGGCCAGCGACCGGATCAGCGCCTACGACCACGTGTTGCCGACGCCCATCCCGGACAAGGGCCGCATCCTCACCGCGATGAGCATGTTCTGGTTCGAGCTGCTGGCGCCGGCCGTCGCGCACCACGTCGTCGCGGTCGACGATCCCCGGATCCCGGCCGACGTCCGCGGCCGCGCCATGCTGGTCCGGCGGCTGGACATGGTGCCCGTCGAGTGCGTCGCCCGCGGATACCTCACCGGTTCCGGTCTCTCCGACTACCGGCGCACCGGGGCGGTGTGCGGGGTGGACCTGCCCGCCGGGCTCGTCGAGTCGTCGAAGCTGCCGTCGCCGATCTTCACTCCCGCCACCAAGGCCGACCTCGGCGACCACGACGAGAACGTCAGCTTCGAGGTGGTCGCGGCGCAGGTCGGCCCCGACCTCGCCACGGAGCTGCGCGACACCACGCTGCGCATCTACGCCACCGCCGCCGACCACGCCGCCGGCCGCGGCATCATCCTGGCCGACACCAAGTTCGAGTTCGGCCACCGCGACGGTGCCCTGGTCCTCGGGGACGAGGTGCTGACCCCGGACTCGTCGCGCTTCTGGCCGGCCGACCGGTACCGGGAGGGGCGCGTCCAGCCGTCGTTCGACAAGCAGTACGTGCGGGACTGGCTGACCTCGGCCGACTCCGGGTGGGACCGGGCGACCGACACCCCGCCGCCGCCGCTGCCCGACGAGGTGACGCGCGTGACCCGGGAGCGGTACGTGGCCGCCTACGAGCAGATCTCCGGACTGCGGTTCGACGACTGGATCGGATGA
- a CDS encoding RidA family protein codes for MPIELIHPEALPRSEIYHQVAVATGGRTVYLAGQVARTATGEPVGAGDLATQVEQACLNVAAALAAVGGTFADVAKVTVYVVDWTPDKMPSLGAGFRRACQALEQELGAPITLIGVVALGEPDLLVEVDVTAVLA; via the coding sequence ATGCCGATCGAGCTCATCCACCCCGAGGCCCTGCCGAGGTCGGAGATCTACCACCAAGTGGCCGTCGCCACCGGCGGTCGGACCGTGTACCTCGCCGGTCAGGTGGCCCGTACCGCCACCGGGGAGCCGGTCGGCGCCGGCGACCTCGCCACGCAGGTCGAGCAGGCCTGTCTCAACGTCGCGGCGGCGCTCGCCGCGGTCGGCGGCACCTTCGCCGACGTCGCCAAGGTGACGGTGTACGTCGTGGACTGGACGCCCGACAAGATGCCGTCGCTCGGCGCGGGTTTCCGGCGGGCCTGCCAGGCGCTGGAGCAGGAACTCGGCGCGCCGATCACGCTGATCGGGGTGGTCGCGCTGGGGGAGCCGGACCTGCTGGTCGAGGTGGACGTCACCGCCGTGCTGGCCTGA
- a CDS encoding MFS transporter has translation MPSRTRRLPAPPPTHHAPVRPSGSSPVRRPPAAPPVPPVADTSPARRRLIFAIVAVALFMSAMDQSIVATALGSIQTDLGAGINWTGWTVTAYALGQVFVMPIAGRMSDQYGRKKIFLASAALFTGASLACGLAGNIYLLVLFRVLQAVGGGAFMPSATGIVADHFGADRDRAIGLFTSVFPIGGMVGPVVGSVIVSTWSWREIFLVNVPLGIALILLGWKFLPRSDVRRAGTTDVAGIALFSGILLAGMGAVTHLGSAAASVTDPLFLVLVAVAVLAAVGFLRHIRRHRTPVIPPRFLHGPGFGVINLLNFVYGAAALGFAVLVPVYVENRYGLDLLQAGSLLTGRAVGMIALAGLAVWALRRTGVRLPMTVGFLLVAAGLGGMALVPPGTASPFVWLAVLAVLTGVGTGLAVPAANNAGLQLAPESVAVIAGLRGMFRQAGAIVAVSVATAVMARAAVPAEALSTVFLVSAGLLVVAAVSVRMIPEHKGAW, from the coding sequence TTGCCGAGCCGCACCCGCCGCCTCCCCGCGCCGCCGCCCACCCACCACGCGCCGGTCCGCCCGTCCGGGTCGTCACCGGTCCGGCGGCCACCCGCGGCACCCCCGGTCCCGCCGGTCGCCGACACCTCCCCCGCCCGCCGGCGGCTGATCTTCGCGATCGTCGCGGTGGCACTGTTCATGTCGGCGATGGACCAGTCGATCGTCGCGACCGCGTTGGGCTCCATCCAGACCGATCTGGGCGCCGGCATCAACTGGACGGGCTGGACGGTCACCGCCTACGCCCTCGGGCAGGTCTTCGTGATGCCGATCGCCGGCCGGATGAGCGACCAGTACGGGCGCAAGAAGATCTTCCTGGCCAGCGCGGCGCTGTTCACCGGCGCCTCGCTCGCCTGCGGCCTGGCCGGCAACATCTACCTGCTGGTTCTCTTCCGGGTGCTGCAGGCCGTCGGCGGCGGCGCGTTCATGCCGTCGGCGACCGGCATCGTCGCCGACCACTTCGGAGCCGACCGGGACCGCGCCATCGGCCTGTTCACCAGCGTCTTCCCCATCGGCGGCATGGTCGGCCCGGTCGTCGGCTCGGTCATCGTCAGCACCTGGTCGTGGCGGGAGATCTTCCTGGTCAACGTGCCGCTGGGGATCGCGCTGATCCTGCTCGGCTGGAAGTTCCTGCCCCGCTCGGACGTGCGTCGCGCGGGTACGACCGACGTCGCCGGCATCGCGCTGTTCAGCGGGATCCTGCTGGCCGGGATGGGCGCGGTCACCCACCTCGGATCGGCGGCGGCGTCGGTGACGGACCCGCTGTTCCTGGTGCTGGTGGCGGTGGCCGTCCTCGCCGCGGTGGGGTTCCTGCGCCATATCCGCCGGCACCGCACGCCGGTCATCCCGCCGCGGTTCCTCCACGGGCCGGGCTTCGGCGTCATCAACCTGCTCAACTTCGTCTACGGCGCCGCCGCGCTCGGCTTCGCCGTGCTGGTGCCCGTCTACGTCGAGAACCGTTACGGGCTGGACCTGCTGCAGGCGGGTTCGCTGCTCACCGGGCGGGCCGTCGGGATGATCGCGCTGGCGGGACTGGCCGTCTGGGCGCTGCGGCGGACCGGTGTGCGACTGCCGATGACGGTGGGCTTCCTGCTGGTGGCGGCCGGACTGGGCGGGATGGCGCTGGTGCCGCCGGGAACCGCGTCGCCGTTCGTCTGGCTGGCCGTGCTGGCGGTGCTGACCGGCGTCGGTACCGGCCTCGCGGTGCCGGCCGCGAACAACGCCGGCCTGCAGCTCGCCCCGGAGAGCGTCGCCGTCATCGCGGGTCTGCGGGGGATGTTCCGGCAGGCCGGGGCGATCGTGGCGGTCAGCGTCGCCACCGCCGTGATGGCGCGCGCCGCGGTGCCGGCCGAGGCGCTGTCGACCGTGTTCCTGGTCTCCGCCGGGTTGCTGGTCGTCGCCGCCGTGTCGGTCCGGATGATCCCGGAGCACAAGGGCGCCTGGTAG
- a CDS encoding MBL fold metallo-hydrolase: MKLTKYGHSCLLVEVGPDRILVDPGTFSQGWESLTGLTAVLVTHQHPDHVDPARLPGLLALNSDVQLFADPGSVGTLAEAGVTATPVEPGDTLDLATPVQVFGETHAVIHRDLPSIANRGYLIDGRLYLPGDSLQVPNQAVEILAVPVAAPWMAAKEAVEFVRAVDPTVAVPIHEKLLVDTGMVYGLLQNLKPTDTQWLDLDDGRTVEV, encoded by the coding sequence ATGAAGCTCACGAAGTACGGTCACTCCTGCCTCCTCGTCGAGGTCGGCCCGGACCGCATCCTGGTGGATCCGGGTACCTTCTCCCAGGGGTGGGAGAGCCTCACCGGGTTGACCGCGGTGCTCGTCACCCACCAGCACCCCGACCACGTCGACCCGGCCCGTCTGCCGGGGCTGCTCGCGCTGAACTCCGACGTGCAGCTGTTCGCCGATCCGGGCTCCGTCGGCACGCTCGCCGAGGCCGGCGTCACCGCGACCCCGGTCGAGCCCGGCGACACCCTGGACCTGGCCACGCCGGTGCAGGTGTTCGGCGAGACCCATGCGGTGATCCACCGGGACCTGCCGAGCATCGCCAACCGCGGCTACCTGATCGACGGCCGGCTGTACCTGCCGGGCGACTCGCTGCAGGTGCCCAACCAGGCGGTGGAGATCCTCGCGGTCCCCGTCGCCGCACCGTGGATGGCGGCCAAGGAAGCCGTCGAGTTCGTCCGCGCCGTCGACCCGACCGTCGCCGTCCCGATCCACGAGAAGCTCCTGGTCGACACCGGGATGGTCTACGGGCTGCTGCAGAACCTCAAGCCGACCGACACCCAGTGGCTCGACCTGGACGACGGGCGCACCGTCGAGGTCTGA
- a CDS encoding MarR family winged helix-turn-helix transcriptional regulator, with product MDHTTPAEVTLPAGGTTPAGATGYAVPAGPTGPARPGEPGERVDPAAGPAAAHGEEISRMRIALARTARRLSQQIPDVGLTPTQLSVLATVAREEDMALAQLAEFEGLNPSMLSRVVGKLEPMGLIRRYTDPADGRVAHVAITPAGTALQTQIKQARTAVFAAHVSALPAHLQQDLVDVVPALEALAEHLRAVAVPVRPIVPPGGAATAAVDPKGEGSPSD from the coding sequence ATGGACCACACCACTCCCGCTGAGGTCACCCTCCCCGCCGGCGGGACGACCCCCGCCGGCGCCACCGGGTACGCCGTGCCGGCGGGGCCCACGGGTCCCGCCCGGCCCGGGGAACCCGGCGAGCGTGTCGACCCCGCCGCCGGCCCCGCCGCGGCGCACGGCGAGGAGATCAGCCGGATGCGGATCGCGCTGGCCCGCACCGCGCGCCGGCTGTCCCAGCAGATCCCCGACGTCGGCCTGACCCCGACGCAGCTGTCGGTGCTGGCGACCGTCGCCCGCGAGGAGGACATGGCGCTGGCCCAGCTGGCCGAGTTCGAGGGGCTGAACCCGTCGATGCTGTCCCGGGTCGTGGGCAAACTCGAACCGATGGGCCTGATCCGGCGCTACACCGACCCCGCCGACGGGCGGGTCGCGCACGTGGCCATCACGCCCGCCGGGACGGCGCTGCAGACCCAGATCAAGCAGGCCCGGACCGCCGTGTTCGCCGCCCACGTGTCGGCGCTGCCCGCGCACCTGCAGCAGGACCTCGTCGACGTGGTGCCGGCGCTGGAGGCACTGGCCGAGCACCTGCGTGCCGTCGCCGTGCCCGTGCGACCGATCGTGCCGCCCGGCGGAGCGGCCACGGCCGCCGTCGATCCGAAAGGGGAGGGGTCCCCCAGCGACTAG
- the purQ gene encoding phosphoribosylformylglycinamidine synthase subunit PurQ, which translates to MTQAGAASGARIGVITFPGTLDDVDAARAVRYAGAEAVPLWHADDALPALDAVIVPGGFSYGDYLRAGAISAQAPVMRAVIDAARGGLPVLGICNGFQILVEAHLLPGVVMRNNGLRFLCRDQWLRVENTETPWTTRYDKGAEILVPLKNAEGRYVADPAVLAELEAENRVLMRYVVDEGHANPNGSLNDIAGICSADGRIAALMPHPEHAIDALTGPTDDGLGMFLSIVDAVTSAVKV; encoded by the coding sequence ATGACCCAGGCAGGCGCGGCGAGCGGCGCCCGGATCGGCGTCATCACCTTCCCCGGCACCCTGGACGACGTCGACGCCGCCCGCGCGGTGAGGTACGCCGGCGCCGAGGCCGTGCCGCTGTGGCACGCCGACGACGCGCTGCCCGCGCTGGACGCGGTCATCGTCCCCGGTGGCTTCTCCTACGGCGATTATCTTCGGGCCGGTGCGATCTCCGCGCAGGCGCCGGTGATGCGCGCGGTCATCGACGCCGCCCGCGGCGGACTGCCCGTGCTGGGCATCTGCAACGGCTTCCAGATCCTCGTCGAGGCGCACCTGCTGCCCGGCGTGGTGATGCGCAACAACGGCCTGCGGTTCCTCTGCCGCGACCAGTGGCTGCGGGTGGAGAACACCGAGACCCCGTGGACCACGCGCTACGACAAGGGCGCGGAGATCCTCGTCCCGCTGAAGAACGCCGAGGGCCGCTACGTCGCCGACCCCGCGGTCCTCGCCGAGCTCGAGGCCGAGAACCGTGTCCTGATGCGCTATGTCGTCGACGAGGGCCATGCGAACCCCAACGGGTCGCTCAACGACATCGCCGGCATCTGCTCCGCCGACGGCCGCATCGCCGCCCTCATGCCGCACCCCGAGCACGCCATCGACGCCCTCACCGGGCCGACCGACGACGGGCTCGGCATGTTCCTCTCCATCGTCGATGCCGTGACGTCGGCAGTGAAGGTCTGA
- a CDS encoding acyltransferase family protein: protein MPVPAGTPRPARSSRDPYADFLRSFSLLVVIVWHWCFTILIWDDNGPNATSPLGFTSGLWIFTWLLQVLPVFFYIGAYVHLKAWERSEARGERVWHFALRQARSLAIPAAALLLTWVVLGIVVGNVFDLTWMTRGVLLVISPLWFVAAYLALICLLPITVWLHRRYDALVLVFLGGFAIIVDILRFRYGIEGVEWANMLFVWGFAFQLGYFHSRITGLDNAPRYRDGRLEWDFQSRQSRQRARLFTFTGLFALVGLVFSGLYPGSMVGVPGQGSNMAPPTVCIIALTVFQVGVAELLRPAVLRVLGRGKLFARFVGVLTRFALPLFLFHTTGMALSRAVEWTIFGTESEATVPDLSWWLLRPVSVVGPLLATLPVIYFFGRKYQSTPVTVTPRHPVRDDEVGDGGDELLPPPRRPARRR, encoded by the coding sequence ATGCCCGTCCCCGCCGGCACCCCCCGCCCGGCGCGTTCGTCGCGCGACCCCTACGCCGATTTCCTCCGGTCGTTCTCGCTGCTGGTGGTCATCGTCTGGCACTGGTGCTTCACCATCCTGATCTGGGACGACAACGGCCCCAACGCCACGAGCCCGCTGGGTTTCACCTCGGGGCTGTGGATCTTCACCTGGCTGCTCCAGGTGCTGCCGGTGTTCTTCTACATCGGCGCCTACGTGCACCTGAAAGCGTGGGAGCGCAGCGAGGCCCGCGGCGAGCGCGTCTGGCACTTCGCGTTGCGGCAGGCCCGCTCGCTGGCCATCCCGGCCGCGGCGCTGCTGCTCACCTGGGTCGTGCTGGGCATCGTCGTCGGCAACGTCTTCGACCTCACGTGGATGACCCGCGGGGTGTTGCTCGTGATCAGCCCGCTGTGGTTCGTGGCCGCCTACCTCGCGCTGATCTGCCTGCTGCCGATCACCGTCTGGCTGCACCGACGCTACGACGCCCTGGTGCTGGTGTTCCTGGGCGGGTTCGCGATCATCGTGGACATCCTCCGCTTCCGGTACGGCATCGAGGGCGTGGAGTGGGCGAACATGCTGTTCGTCTGGGGCTTCGCCTTCCAGCTCGGCTACTTCCACAGCCGCATCACCGGGCTGGACAACGCCCCGCGGTACCGCGACGGCCGTCTCGAGTGGGACTTCCAGTCCCGGCAGAGCCGCCAGCGGGCCCGGTTGTTCACCTTCACCGGTCTGTTCGCGCTCGTCGGGCTGGTCTTCTCCGGGCTGTACCCGGGTTCGATGGTCGGAGTGCCCGGCCAGGGCTCGAACATGGCGCCACCCACGGTGTGCATCATCGCACTGACGGTGTTCCAGGTCGGGGTGGCCGAGCTGCTGCGGCCCGCGGTGCTGCGGGTGCTCGGGCGGGGGAAGCTGTTCGCCCGCTTCGTCGGCGTGCTGACGCGGTTCGCGCTGCCGCTGTTCCTGTTCCACACCACCGGGATGGCGCTGTCCCGCGCGGTCGAGTGGACGATCTTCGGCACCGAGTCGGAGGCGACCGTGCCCGACCTCAGCTGGTGGCTGCTGCGGCCGGTGTCGGTCGTCGGGCCGCTGCTGGCGACGCTGCCCGTCATCTACTTCTTCGGCCGCAAGTACCAGAGCACGCCGGTGACGGTCACCCCGCGGCATCCGGTGCGCGACGACGAGGTGGGCGACGGCGGCGACGAGCTGCTGCCCCCGCCCCGGCGGCCGGCCCGCCGCCGCTGA
- a CDS encoding TetR/AcrR family transcriptional regulator, whose amino-acid sequence MPRAAPRAVRMTLIDTAAAMLAAREPVTLRALATRSGTTTMAVYTHFDGMPGLWRAVRQEGFVRLAARLDAIGESDDPVADLAALSSGYQAAALSAPDLYRAMFDAAADLDDPAVADHGFALLVTATARAVTAHRLDGTTDPGSLATQLWAAGHGLAMLAVTGVLPPAAIPAPAVELVIAVCTAAGDEPARCRRSVTAGWNR is encoded by the coding sequence GTGCCCCGCGCCGCCCCCCGCGCCGTCCGGATGACGCTGATCGACACCGCCGCCGCGATGCTCGCGGCCCGCGAGCCGGTGACGCTGCGCGCGCTCGCCACCCGCAGCGGCACGACCACGATGGCGGTCTACACCCACTTCGACGGGATGCCGGGCCTGTGGCGGGCCGTCCGGCAGGAGGGCTTCGTGCGGCTCGCCGCCCGGCTCGACGCGATCGGCGAGAGCGACGATCCGGTCGCCGATCTGGCCGCTCTGAGCAGCGGCTACCAGGCGGCCGCCCTGTCCGCTCCCGACCTGTACCGGGCCATGTTCGACGCCGCCGCCGACCTCGACGACCCGGCGGTCGCCGACCACGGCTTCGCGCTGCTGGTGACGGCCACCGCGCGCGCCGTCACCGCGCACCGCCTCGACGGCACCACCGATCCGGGCTCGCTGGCGACCCAGCTCTGGGCCGCCGGACACGGCCTGGCGATGCTGGCCGTCACGGGGGTGCTGCCACCGGCCGCGATCCCCGCGCCGGCCGTCGAGCTGGTCATCGCGGTGTGCACGGCGGCCGGCGACGAGCCGGCCCGCTGCCGCCGGTCCGTCACCGCCGGCTGGAACCGGTAG
- a CDS encoding alpha/beta fold hydrolase, whose translation MYVVEDGPRDGPPILLVHGFASSSHAFDRLVEALPDRRVIRVDLLGHGRTGGGAADATVQADALAAVLHDRDLHEVTAVGHSYGADVVLALAAVSDRVRRTVILAQGPDYAGTPVPRVGFLTDRPALTRRLHTALRPALGTLARRPWKPVVRQGLDDLKATDPAMLRVVLADRRATLAATPLDAQLSALGRPALVVLGGRDRLYGARAADRYRAAGARVEVIAASGHAMPQEHPAEVAALLRGFAI comes from the coding sequence GTGTACGTCGTCGAGGACGGTCCGCGGGACGGACCGCCGATCCTGCTGGTGCACGGATTCGCGTCCTCGTCCCACGCCTTCGACCGGCTGGTCGAGGCGCTGCCCGACCGACGCGTGATCCGGGTCGACCTGCTGGGCCACGGCCGCACCGGCGGCGGCGCCGCGGACGCGACCGTCCAGGCCGACGCGCTCGCCGCGGTGCTGCACGACCGTGACCTGCACGAGGTGACCGCGGTCGGCCACTCCTACGGCGCCGACGTGGTCCTCGCGCTCGCCGCGGTCAGCGACCGGGTGCGCCGGACGGTAATCCTGGCCCAGGGGCCCGACTACGCCGGCACCCCGGTGCCCCGGGTCGGCTTCCTGACGGACCGGCCGGCGCTGACCCGGCGGCTGCACACCGCGCTCCGGCCGGCGCTGGGCACACTCGCCCGGCGCCCGTGGAAACCGGTCGTCCGGCAGGGTCTGGACGACCTCAAGGCGACCGATCCGGCGATGCTGCGCGTCGTGCTCGCCGACCGCCGGGCCACGTTGGCCGCCACCCCGCTGGACGCGCAGCTGTCCGCGCTCGGACGGCCCGCCCTGGTCGTCCTCGGTGGTCGGGACCGGTTGTACGGCGCCCGCGCCGCCGACCGCTACCGGGCGGCCGGGGCCCGGGTCGAGGTGATCGCCGCCAGCGGACACGCGATGCCGCAGGAGCACCCGGCCGAGGTCGCCGCGCTGCTGCGCGGTTTCGCCATCTGA
- the purS gene encoding phosphoribosylformylglycinamidine synthase subunit PurS, translated as MARVEVDVVIKPEILDPQGKAILGALGRLGHPGISSVRQGKHFDLEVDDTVTDEELEHIASTLLANPVIELWTIRRVDAVETV; from the coding sequence GTGGCGCGCGTAGAAGTCGACGTGGTGATCAAGCCGGAGATCCTCGACCCCCAGGGAAAGGCCATCCTCGGCGCCCTCGGCCGGTTGGGGCACCCCGGGATCTCGTCCGTCCGTCAGGGCAAGCACTTCGACCTCGAGGTCGACGACACCGTCACCGACGAGGAGCTCGAGCACATCGCCTCGACGCTGCTGGCCAACCCGGTGATCGAGCTGTGGACCATCCGCCGGGTCGACGCGGTGGAGACCGTATGA
- a CDS encoding DUF1905 domain-containing protein has protein sequence MELEFSGEIIHWRGPSPFFFVAVPDGPGADIQAVSAQFTYGWGVIPVTVTLGRTTWTTSLFPRDDTYLVPLKVKVRTAEKVGEGDVVALRMTLGR, from the coding sequence ATGGAGCTGGAGTTCAGCGGCGAGATCATCCACTGGCGCGGGCCGTCACCGTTCTTCTTCGTCGCTGTCCCCGACGGGCCGGGGGCCGACATCCAGGCGGTGAGCGCGCAGTTCACCTACGGCTGGGGCGTGATCCCGGTGACCGTCACCCTCGGCCGCACCACCTGGACGACCTCGCTGTTCCCGCGGGACGACACCTACCTGGTGCCGCTCAAGGTCAAGGTCCGCACGGCCGAGAAGGTCGGGGAGGGTGACGTCGTGGCCCTGCGGATGACGCTGGGCCGCTGA
- a CDS encoding alpha/beta fold hydrolase, which produces MTAVQTHTLDVPGATLTYDVHGEAGGTPLLLVGSPMDARGFAYLAGRFADRTVVTYDPRGTGRSPRTDPGTEATPEDHAADLAAVIDAVAAGPADVFATSGGAINALALVAARPESVRTLVAHEPPLAEVLPDREAALAAIADIGRTYRTSGVGPAMAKFIVLTQWAGPIPDDAAAAPGPDPAAFGLPSTDDGSRDDALLGQNLRTSTGYRPDVDALRAAPTRIVVAAGVESGEQLAARAARALADRLGITATAFPSHHGGFMGPEFGFPSDPDGFAAALRAALD; this is translated from the coding sequence ATGACGGCAGTGCAGACCCACACCCTCGACGTGCCTGGCGCGACGCTGACCTACGACGTCCACGGCGAGGCCGGCGGGACACCGTTGCTGCTGGTCGGCTCCCCGATGGACGCACGCGGCTTCGCCTACCTGGCCGGGCGCTTCGCCGACCGGACGGTGGTCACCTACGACCCACGCGGCACCGGCCGCAGTCCCCGCACCGACCCGGGCACCGAGGCCACCCCCGAGGACCACGCGGCGGACCTGGCGGCGGTGATCGACGCGGTCGCTGCCGGACCGGCCGACGTCTTCGCCACCAGCGGTGGTGCGATCAACGCGCTGGCCCTGGTCGCCGCCCGTCCCGAGTCGGTGCGCACCCTGGTCGCGCACGAGCCGCCGCTGGCCGAGGTGCTGCCGGACCGCGAGGCGGCGCTGGCCGCGATCGCCGACATCGGCCGTACGTACCGGACGTCCGGTGTCGGCCCCGCGATGGCGAAGTTCATCGTGCTGACCCAGTGGGCGGGGCCCATCCCCGACGACGCCGCCGCCGCGCCCGGTCCCGACCCGGCGGCGTTCGGGCTGCCTTCCACCGACGACGGCAGCCGCGACGACGCCCTGCTCGGCCAGAACCTGCGCACCAGCACCGGCTACCGGCCCGACGTCGACGCCCTGCGCGCCGCCCCCACCCGGATCGTCGTGGCCGCCGGCGTCGAGAGCGGCGAGCAGCTGGCGGCCCGCGCCGCCCGGGCGCTCGCCGACCGGCTGGGCATCACCGCCACGGCGTTCCCCAGCCATCACGGCGGGTTCATGGGCCCGGAGTTCGGCTTCCCCAGCGATCCCGACGGCTTCGCAGCCGCGCTCCGGGCGGCGCTGGACTGA
- a CDS encoding CPBP family intramembrane glutamic endopeptidase translates to MGTLIEETTESRTAQLSRRRGAWLAVALLVVSNVMANRVLPPWAYLPWNLLMAGLLILIARRAGYDFTGVGLAFRRWHRPVGVGLLLVATTGFVLAIGLALPATRDIFLDERVQQTGLAGMLFQVLVRIPLGTVLLEELAFRGVLPSLFGGNPAQVWRWKPILLSSALFGLWHVLPSAALTTGNSAVREALGGSAVLVAVLAVLSTALVGILLSLACYIGRGLKASMLVHWATNSLGFVAAWLIVN, encoded by the coding sequence GTGGGCACCCTGATCGAGGAGACGACCGAGAGCCGGACGGCGCAGCTGTCGCGGCGGCGCGGTGCCTGGCTGGCCGTCGCCCTGCTCGTGGTGTCGAACGTGATGGCCAACCGGGTGCTGCCGCCGTGGGCGTACCTGCCGTGGAACCTGCTGATGGCGGGCCTGCTGATCCTCATCGCGCGACGCGCCGGCTACGACTTCACCGGGGTGGGCCTGGCGTTCCGCCGGTGGCACCGCCCGGTCGGCGTCGGGCTGCTGCTCGTGGCCACCACCGGGTTCGTGCTCGCGATCGGGCTGGCCCTGCCGGCCACCCGGGACATCTTCCTCGACGAGCGGGTGCAGCAGACCGGCCTGGCCGGGATGTTGTTCCAGGTGCTGGTGCGCATCCCGTTGGGCACGGTGCTGCTGGAGGAGCTCGCATTCCGCGGGGTGCTGCCGTCGCTGTTCGGCGGCAACCCGGCCCAGGTGTGGCGCTGGAAACCGATCCTGCTGTCGTCGGCGCTGTTCGGTCTGTGGCACGTGCTTCCGTCGGCGGCCCTGACCACCGGCAACTCGGCGGTCCGCGAGGCGCTCGGCGGGTCCGCGGTGCTGGTCGCGGTCCTGGCGGTCCTGTCGACGGCGCTGGTGGGCATACTGCTGTCGCTGGCCTGCTACATCGGCCGGGGGCTGAAGGCGTCCATGCTGGTGCACTGGGCGACCAACTCCCTCGGCTTCGTCGCGGCCTGGCTGATCGTCAACTGA